Proteins encoded within one genomic window of Aspergillus nidulans FGSC A4 chromosome VII:
- a CDS encoding uncharacterized protein (transcript_id=CADANIAT00009166), which yields MGDDLHPDGMQNIINASAANEYMVQTTYLKNTSSPHIRGHDDLDEDAREFLEAVLTAKDREKDEDFKETVNALVVAVYFLVLARRRQPSETSADAALKETRKMDKKTFTEMRQTALTSLGLPHSERRHREDVDQWIALIMEHDWAHGREWFENIPQAGDLDGDIETISDDDGHPGEGGNKRLKSLPSDRGLFAPRAASRRGLLPGLGTMMQDRVDWLSPERREDYTEWKADILARIQQAEAAAQS from the exons ATGGGTGATGACCTCCATCCGGACGGTATGCAAAACATTATcaacgccagcgccgcgaATGAGTACATGGTCCAGACCACCTATCTCAAGAACACTTCCTCCCCACATATTCGCGG CCATGATGACTTGGATGAAGACGCAAGGGAGTTCCTGGAGGCCGTTCTAACAGCTAAAGACagagagaaggatgaagactTCAAGGAAACTGTCAACGCTCTAGTGGTAGCAGTCTATTTCCTGGTCCTCGCACGCCGTCGCCAACCAAGTGAAACCTCTGCGGACGCTGCGCTAAAAGAAACCAGAAAGATGGATAAAAAGACCTTCACCGAAATGCGCCAGACCGCGCTAACAAGTCTCGGTCTTCCTCATTCTGAGCGCCGACACCGCGAAGATGTCGACCAATGGATCGCACTCATAATGGAACATGACTGGGCGCATGGCAGGGAGTGGTTCGAGAACATTCCGCAAGCAGGAGATCTAGATGGTGACATTGAGACTATTTCCGATGACGACGGACACCCAGGTGAAGGCGGCAACAAGCGTTTAAAATCCCTACCCAGCGATCGCGGTTTGTTTGCCCCACGGGCAGCCTCGAGACGCGGTCTTCTGCCGGGCTTAGGGACAATGATGCAGGATCGTGTGGACTGGTTGAGTCCTGAACGCCGGGAAGATTACACTGAGTGGAAGGCAGATATTCTGGCCCGGATTCAGCAAGCGGAAGCAGCTGCTCAAAGTTAG
- the cyp5 gene encoding peptidylprolyl isomerase cyp5 (transcript_id=CADANIAT00009167), producing MAYFRATDSSAFGHLIDVNYTWMMSVTLHTTHGDLKVELFCEAVPKTAENFIALCAAGAYNDTPFHRLIPGFMIQGGDISLGPAANSQGTTPMLPFDDIPKGGTSIYHPSALNQEIHLPALRHNTRGILSMASRPVKNQTAPGSQGATGPTINGSQFFITFAAAPHLDGSSTVFGKVLNLTAEDEGGDVLSKLEKANVKTDKKGKVVQPKENEETEYETLRINRVTIHANPFAT from the exons ATGGCTTACTTCCGCGCGACAGATTCCTCCGCATTTGGTCATCTCATTGACGTTAATTATACCTGGATGATGTCGGTCACT CTTCACACCACGCACGGCGACCTCAAGGTCGAGCTTTTCTGTGAAGCAGTGCCCAAGACAGCAGAA AACTTCATCGCCCTTTGCGCTGCCGGCGCATACAACGACACCCCATTCCACCGTCTGATACCCGGCTTCATGATCCAAGGCGGCGACATTTCCCTCGGACCAGCAGCAAACAGTCAAGGCACAACTCCAATGCTCCCTTTCGACGATATTCCCAAAGGTGGCACGTCGATCTACCATCCCTCTGCCCTAAACCAAGAAATTCACCTTCCAGCTCTCCGACATAATACGCGCGGAATCCTCTCCATGGCATCTCGACCCGTCAAGAACCAGACAGCACCCGGCTCTCAGGGTGCTACAGGCCCTACGATCAATGGAAGCCAGTTTTTTATCACATTTGCTGCAGCACCGCATTTGGATGGGTCGAGCACTGTGTTTGGGAAAGTGTTGAATTTGACggcagaagatgagggcGGCGATGTTTTGAGTaagctggagaaggcgaaCGTGAAAACCGACAAGAAGGGAAAAGTTGTTCAGCCAAAGGAGAATGAGGAAACTGAGTATGAAACTCTCCGAATCAACAGGGTCACAATTCATGCCAATCCGTTTGCCACTTGA
- a CDS encoding uncharacterized protein (transcript_id=CADANIAT00009168), with protein sequence MRSTKLLLGIFPAALMASPLEINMMGVAASNVDVTVKFWGGDLCNGPVDSVSLVDSGSYRSRMDSLMDWEDHECGTMTSWKIDHS encoded by the exons ATGCGATCCACCAAGCTTCTCCTCGGCATTTTCCCCGCTGCCCTCATGGCGTCACCCCTTGAGATCAACATGATGGGTGTTGCGGCGAGTAATGTTGACGTTACGGTCAAATTCTGGGGCGGCGATCTCTGTAATGGCCCAGTTGACTCTGTCAGCCTTGTCGACTCCGGCTCCTATCG AAGCCGAATGGACAGCTTAATGGACTGGGAGGATCATGAATGTGGCACAATGACTAGTTGGAAGATTGACCATAGCTAA
- a CDS encoding uncharacterized protein (transcript_id=CADANIAT00009169) — protein MLALNFDVLIPQWFPVSENTSIVTCLALTYMLDMVMEYLSASGVKSSPPNVNERSFSSSPKFHHKASDIDSLEILVSGRSVDHTESQLCRRE, from the exons ATGTTAGCACTCAATTTTGATGTTTTGATCCCTCAGTGGTTCCCTGTCTCT GAGAATACCTCGATTGTTACGTGCCTTGCTCTTACCTATAT GCTCGATATGGTTATGGAATATCTTTCAGCCAGCGGGGTTAAAAGCTCCCCGCCTAACGTCAATGAgagatcattctcatcctccccaaaaTTTCACCATAAGGCCTCTGATATCGATTCTTTGGAAATTTTGGTATCAGGAAGATCAGTAGACCACACCGAATCCCAGCTATGCCGCCGGGAATAA
- a CDS encoding uncharacterized protein (transcript_id=CADANIAT00009170): MPTVPAMDRSSGSLDAPAPSCSRPLEQPMGRLRPASASARRGYRACRYGRNPRIYGLVVSVQIANNLAQEVALYTSLLQLGAGLAVGLCGLAAGLAIGIVSDAGVRGAAQQPRLYVGMILVLIFAEVLGLYGLIVALLMNARAGVIDFKCR; the protein is encoded by the exons ATGCCAACAGTCCCAGCTATGGA CCGGTCTTCGGGGTCCTTGGATGCACCAGCGCCATCGTGTTCACGACCTTTGGAGCAGCCTATGGGACGGCTAAGGccggcgtcggcgtctgCTCGTCGGGG ATATCGTGCCTGTCGTTATGGCCGGAATCCTCGCATCTACGGTCTGGTGGTCTCGGTCCAGATTGCCAACAATCTTGCCCAAGAGGTCGCTCTCTATACGAGTCTGCTCCAGCTGGGTGCTGGTCTGGCGGTAGGGCTTTGCGGGCTGGCTGCAGG GCTTGCGATTGGAATTGTCAGTGATGCAGGCGTCAGAggagcagcccagcagccgaGACTCTACGTGGGCATGATCCTCGTTTTGATCTTTGCTGAGGTTTTAG GCTTGTACGGCTTGATTGTCGCTCTTCTGATGAACGCCAGGGCTGGGGTTATAGACTTTAAATGCCGCTGA
- the zpr1 gene encoding zinc finger-containing protein ZPR1 (transcript_id=CADANIAT00009171), with protein MSADEQVAKEEVFQKPGDLVERNEETGVMQVESLCMNCHENGITRLLLLRVPFFRDIILESFECEHCHFKDNSVKSAGQIQEKGSVYTLDVENEEDMQRQVIRSDVSIFKVESLGIEMPKGESQLTTVEGVIQKIHESLSSEQPLRKVQAPELHDALVPIIDKLQKILDREGYPFTVSLDDPTGNSWIAPTTHDTGHKYRRRDYARTHEQNEQLGIASDPEALKNEGKTIGNLDDVDIVDGKVYSLPADCPACAKECTVNMQKVDIPYFKEVFILSNVCEHCGYRSSDVKTGGEVPEKGKRITLSVETITDLHRDILKSDTCALHSEELEVTVQPGTLGGRFTTVEGLLTEIRDQLKGQIYDIDDSTQSGGDSMSATDKEKWARFFDRLDSAIKGDLKFSITLEDPMANSYVQDLCAPAADPQLKTEEYTRTEEEEEELGLKDMKVEGYEAEANEKDGEENKS; from the exons ATGTCCGCCGATGAGCAGGTagcgaaggaggaggtgtTCCAGAAACCGGGAGACCTTGTCgaaagaaacgaagaaaCTGGTGTCATGCAAGTGGAGAGCTTGTGTATGAACTGTCATGAAAAT GGAATAACTAGACTTTTACTGCTCCGCGTCCCTTTCTTCCGCGACATTATCCTCGAGTCGTTTGAATGCGAACACTGTCACTTCAAGGACAACTCTGTCAAGTCCGCCGGACAGATTCAGGAGAAGGGCTCTGTATACACTCTCGATGTCGAaaacgaagaggatatgcAGCGCCAGGTTATCCGAAGCGATGTCTCCATTTTCAAGGTTGAGTCGCTGGGTATCGAGATGCCCAAGGGTGAGAGTCAGTTGACGACTGTGGAGGGCGTTATTCAAAAGATCCACGAGTCGCTCTCCAGCGAGCAGCCATTGCGGAAGGTTCAGGCGCCTGAGCTTCACGATGCGCTAGTGCCCATTATCGACAAACTGCAGAAGATCTTGGACCGAGAAGGTTACCCATTCACCGTTTCTTTGGATGACCCAACCGGTAACTCTTGGATCGCCCCTACCACCCATGATACTGGACACAAATACAGACGCCGTGACTATGCCCGCACCCACGAACAGAACGAACAACTCGGAATCGCGTCAGATCCCGAAGCGCTCAAGAACGAAGGGAAAACAATTGGCAATCTCGATGACGTCGATATTGTGGATGGAAAGGTCTACAGTCTTCCCGCTGACTGTCCTGCCTGTGCCAAGGAGTGCACCGTCAACATGCAGAAGGTGGATATTCCATACTTCAAGGAAGTCTTTATCTTGAGCAACGTCTGCGAGCACTGCGGATACCGCTCCAGCGATGTCAAAACTGGTGGTGAGGTTCCAGAGAAAGGAAAGCGCATCACGCTCAGCGTCGAGACGATTACGGATCTCCACCGTGATATCCTGAAGTCCGATACCTGCGCACTCCACAGTGAGGAGCTTGAAGTTACGGTCCAGCCTGGCACTTTAGGCGGACGATTCACAACGGTTGAAGGTCTCCTCACTGAAATTCGCGACCAGCTCAAGGGCCAGATCTACGATATCGACGATTCCACACAAAGCGGAGGTGACAGCATGTCAGCTACcgacaaggagaaatggGCTCGCTTCTTCGACCGTCTTGACTCCGCCATTAAGGGCGACTTGAAGTTCTCCATCACGCTTGAAGACCCTATGGCCAACAGCTACGTTCAAGACTTGTGCGCTCCCGCGGCAGACCCTCAATTAAAGACCGAAGAGTATACCCGgactgaagaggaagaagaagagctgggtcTTAAGGACATGAAGGTTGAAGGATACGAGGCAGAGGCGAACGAGaaggatggagaggaaaacAAGTCATGA